One Actinoplanes missouriensis 431 DNA segment encodes these proteins:
- a CDS encoding DegT/DnrJ/EryC1/StrS family aminotransferase, translated as MTTYVWNYLAEYESEREDILEAVDQVFRSGRLVLGDSVQGFEREFAAYLGAGHCVGVDNGTNAVKLALEAVGVTRGDEVITVSNTAAPTVVAIDEIGAVPVFVDVRADDYLMDVGQVEAAITPRTRAIVPVHLYGQCVDMAPLLRIAAKHDLRIVEDCAQAHGARAGGRTAGTFGDAAAFSFYPTKVLGAYGDGGAVVTADAGVEAALRRLRYYGMEKTYYVVRTPGHNSRLDEVQAEILRRKLTRLDGYVKQRREVARRYAEGLAGLCGDGGLELPVVAPGNEHVYYVYVVRHSQRDRIIEALAERHDISLNISYPWPVHTMSGFAHLGVPRGALPVTERLAGQIFSLPMYPSLEPALQDRVIDALHDVIRTL; from the coding sequence GTGACCACCTACGTATGGAACTACCTCGCGGAGTACGAGTCGGAACGGGAGGACATCCTGGAGGCGGTCGACCAGGTCTTCCGCTCCGGGCGGCTGGTGCTCGGTGACAGCGTGCAGGGGTTCGAGCGCGAGTTCGCCGCCTATCTCGGCGCCGGGCACTGCGTGGGAGTGGACAACGGCACCAACGCGGTGAAGCTCGCCCTGGAAGCCGTCGGCGTCACCCGCGGCGACGAGGTCATCACCGTGTCCAACACCGCGGCCCCGACCGTCGTGGCCATCGACGAGATCGGCGCCGTCCCGGTCTTCGTCGACGTGCGCGCCGACGACTATCTCATGGACGTCGGTCAGGTCGAGGCCGCGATCACGCCGCGCACCCGGGCCATCGTGCCGGTGCATCTGTACGGGCAGTGCGTGGACATGGCGCCCCTGCTCCGCATCGCCGCGAAACACGACCTGCGGATCGTCGAGGACTGCGCGCAGGCACACGGGGCACGTGCCGGTGGGCGGACGGCCGGCACGTTCGGCGACGCCGCGGCGTTCTCCTTCTACCCCACCAAGGTGCTCGGTGCGTACGGCGACGGCGGCGCCGTGGTCACCGCGGACGCCGGTGTGGAGGCCGCGCTGCGGCGGCTGCGCTACTACGGCATGGAGAAGACCTACTACGTGGTGCGGACGCCCGGGCACAACAGCCGCCTCGACGAGGTGCAGGCCGAGATCCTGCGCCGCAAACTGACCCGGCTCGACGGTTACGTCAAGCAGCGCCGGGAGGTGGCCCGGCGGTACGCCGAGGGTCTGGCCGGCCTGTGCGGCGACGGCGGGCTGGAGCTTCCGGTCGTCGCCCCGGGCAACGAGCACGTCTACTACGTCTACGTCGTGCGTCACTCGCAGCGTGACCGGATCATCGAGGCCCTCGCCGAGCGGCACGACATCTCGCTCAACATCAGCTACCCGTGGCCGGTGCACACCATGAGCGGGTTCGCCCACCTGGGCGTGCCGCGCGGCGCGCTGCCGGTCACCGAGCGGCTCGCCGGGCAGATCTTCTCGCTGCCGATGTACCCGTCGCTGGAGCCCGCGCTGCAGGACCGGGTTATCGACGCCCTCCACGACGTGATCCGCACGCTGTGA